One segment of Methanolinea mesophila DNA contains the following:
- a CDS encoding ferritin-like domain-containing protein — MTPEDYRKILSLAIDREVESYTFYRGISDKVKDNNLKKLFNELAGEETKHRQLLEGLMSRDVKELKFSAAKDYKIADQMAAPKLSMDLKPIDGIVLAIRKELEAMQMYTQLAGHSTDAGQKKMFTELATMERGHKARLEDLYTEMAFPEVW, encoded by the coding sequence ATGACACCTGAAGACTATCGTAAGATCCTCTCGCTCGCGATCGACCGGGAGGTTGAATCGTATACCTTTTACCGGGGTATCTCGGACAAAGTGAAGGATAACAATCTGAAGAAACTCTTCAACGAGCTTGCAGGCGAGGAGACCAAGCACCGCCAGTTACTCGAAGGCCTGATGTCCAGGGATGTGAAAGAACTCAAATTTTCAGCAGCCAAGGACTATAAGATCGCCGATCAGATGGCAGCCCCGAAACTTTCGATGGATCTGAAACCCATCGACGGCATCGTGCTCGCGATCAGGAAAGAGCTCGAGGCTATGCAGATGTATACCCAGCTCGCGGGCCACAGCACCGATGCAGGCCAGAAGAAGATGTTTACCGAGCTGGCCACCATGGAACGGGGGCACAAGGCCCGGTTGGAAGACCTCTATACCGAGATGGCCTTCCCCGAAGTCTGGTAA
- the fdhF gene encoding formate dehydrogenase subunit alpha, with protein MDMKYVQTTCPYCGTGCTFNLVVRDGKVIGVAPYHRSPVNEGKVCPKGTYAHEFVNHPDRLTTPLIKKDGKFVEASWDEAIDLIAKKFKQYKPDECACLSSARVSNEENYVMMKFARGVMKTRHIDHCARLCHASTVAGLAATFGSGAMTNSILDIAESKCMFILGSNTFEQHPLIGRKVMQAKMKGAKLIYADPRYTPTAKQADLYMQFRSGSDVAILNGLMQEIIKNGWEDKEFVKNRTKDFDKLKEEVMKPDYSLENVSKISGIPVAQLKTCAEWFAKAESACILYSMGITQHTVGVDNVKSVANIQMLTGNLGKPGAGVNALRGQNNVQGACDMGALPVVFTGYQKVIDEAAHKKFADAWGFPDGICEPKNGYEVTTMMDVLADKPGELKCMYIMGENPMISDPDLHHVEKAIKNLEFLVVQDIFMTETSELADVVLPATCYAEKDGTQTSTERRVQMWRKAQDAPGQAKLDWEITSMIAAKMGYGKQFAWKSAEEIFNEIAKVTPSYGGMNYTRLGRPEALHWPCPTAEHPGTPILHKEKFAHPDGLGQFFACSWKPPAEVPDAEYPYILTTGRCIWHWHTGTMTRRSKDLEAEEPTGWIEINPEDAKVLGVQNKEMVKAITRRGEVKVPARVTKDIMKGVMFMPFHFKECAANVLTNNALDPIAKIPEFKACAIRVEKIKEA; from the coding sequence ATGGACATGAAGTATGTACAGACAACCTGTCCCTATTGCGGGACCGGATGCACGTTCAACCTCGTGGTCAGGGACGGGAAAGTGATCGGTGTCGCCCCGTATCACCGTTCGCCCGTCAATGAAGGCAAGGTCTGCCCTAAGGGGACCTATGCACACGAGTTCGTCAACCACCCCGACCGTCTTACCACCCCGCTGATCAAGAAGGACGGCAAGTTCGTCGAGGCGAGCTGGGACGAAGCGATCGACCTGATTGCCAAGAAGTTCAAGCAGTACAAGCCCGACGAGTGCGCCTGTCTCTCATCTGCACGTGTCTCCAACGAGGAGAACTACGTCATGATGAAGTTCGCCCGCGGTGTGATGAAGACCCGGCACATCGACCACTGTGCCCGTCTCTGCCATGCGTCGACTGTCGCAGGGCTCGCGGCGACATTCGGCTCCGGCGCGATGACCAACTCCATCCTGGACATCGCAGAATCCAAGTGTATGTTCATCCTCGGGAGCAACACGTTCGAGCAGCACCCGCTTATCGGCCGAAAGGTCATGCAGGCCAAGATGAAAGGGGCAAAGCTGATCTACGCAGACCCCCGGTATACCCCCACCGCGAAACAGGCCGACCTCTATATGCAGTTCCGCTCTGGCTCAGATGTGGCCATCCTCAACGGCCTGATGCAGGAGATCATCAAGAACGGCTGGGAAGACAAGGAGTTCGTCAAGAACCGGACCAAGGACTTCGACAAGCTGAAAGAAGAGGTCATGAAGCCGGATTACTCATTGGAAAACGTTTCCAAGATCTCCGGGATCCCGGTCGCCCAGCTCAAGACTTGTGCAGAATGGTTCGCGAAGGCGGAGTCCGCTTGCATCCTCTACTCCATGGGCATCACCCAGCACACCGTGGGGGTTGACAACGTCAAGTCCGTGGCCAACATCCAGATGCTGACAGGGAACCTGGGCAAGCCCGGCGCCGGCGTGAACGCACTCCGTGGCCAGAACAACGTGCAGGGCGCCTGCGATATGGGAGCGCTCCCCGTGGTGTTCACCGGGTACCAGAAGGTCATCGACGAGGCCGCCCATAAGAAGTTCGCCGATGCATGGGGATTCCCCGACGGCATCTGCGAGCCCAAGAACGGGTACGAAGTCACTACCATGATGGACGTGCTTGCCGACAAGCCCGGCGAGCTGAAGTGCATGTACATCATGGGCGAGAACCCCATGATCTCCGACCCGGACCTCCACCACGTGGAGAAGGCGATCAAGAACCTCGAGTTCCTGGTCGTACAGGACATCTTCATGACCGAGACCTCAGAGCTCGCCGACGTGGTCCTCCCCGCGACCTGTTACGCAGAAAAGGACGGGACCCAGACCAGTACCGAGCGCCGGGTCCAGATGTGGAGAAAGGCACAGGACGCACCCGGGCAGGCCAAGCTCGACTGGGAGATCACCTCCATGATCGCCGCGAAGATGGGATACGGGAAGCAGTTCGCGTGGAAGAGCGCCGAGGAGATCTTCAACGAGATCGCCAAGGTCACCCCCTCCTACGGTGGAATGAACTATACCCGGCTGGGAAGGCCCGAAGCGCTCCACTGGCCCTGCCCCACCGCGGAGCACCCGGGTACCCCCATCCTGCACAAGGAGAAGTTCGCCCACCCGGACGGCCTGGGACAGTTCTTTGCCTGTTCATGGAAGCCCCCGGCAGAGGTCCCCGATGCGGAATACCCGTACATCCTTACGACCGGCCGTTGCATCTGGCACTGGCACACCGGCACGATGACCCGGCGTTCCAAGGACCTGGAGGCGGAAGAGCCCACCGGATGGATCGAGATCAATCCCGAGGACGCCAAGGTACTCGGCGTCCAGAACAAGGAGATGGTGAAGGCCATCACCCGGCGCGGAGAGGTCAAGGTCCCTGCCCGGGTCACGAAGGACATCATGAAAGGCGTGATGTTCATGCCGTTCCACTTCAAGGAGTGCGCGGCGAACGTACTTACCAACAACGCGCTCGACCCCATCGCCAAGATCCCCGAGTTCAAGGCGTGTGCGATCCGGGTTGAAAAGATCAAGGAGGCCTGA
- a CDS encoding Coenzyme F420 hydrogenase/dehydrogenase, beta subunit C-terminal domain: MVAKGDMVYAWTSDADIAKKAECGGAVTGLLKFALEKKIVDAVFAIKKGQDIYDAVPTLITDPAKVGETAGSLHTGTLLMSKLVKNFLDGARDMKIAMTVKGCDMMGLYELAKRQQVNLDNIIMIGVNCGGTVSPITARKMIREKYGVDPDTVHKEEIDKGQFIIEYEGGHKGISIDELEEEGFGRRSNCRRCKLKVPRQADLACGNWGVIGEKAGKATFVEVGSEKGAMLLDQAIKAGAIKTEKADPKGIEIRKKVENAMLKLGDKWRARDFEALGNGKERLETIVKETGRCIKCYSCINACPICYCVECSTKKPYLVPPGEVPPNFMFHLIRFAHIADSCVNCGQCQELCPMEIRNSLFMHAQQVELEKMFGYTPGVDMHLPLLALVDEKEERERLHGTGSDQIFDIFK, translated from the coding sequence ATGGTAGCGAAAGGCGACATGGTCTATGCCTGGACCAGCGACGCAGACATCGCAAAGAAGGCGGAGTGCGGCGGAGCGGTGACCGGCCTGCTCAAGTTCGCCCTCGAGAAGAAGATCGTCGATGCGGTCTTTGCCATCAAGAAGGGTCAGGACATCTATGATGCGGTGCCCACCCTTATCACCGACCCTGCAAAGGTCGGCGAGACCGCGGGATCCCTGCACACCGGGACCCTGCTCATGTCCAAGCTGGTAAAGAACTTCCTTGACGGGGCACGCGACATGAAGATCGCCATGACCGTCAAGGGCTGCGACATGATGGGGCTCTACGAGCTTGCCAAGAGGCAGCAGGTGAACCTCGACAACATCATCATGATCGGGGTCAACTGTGGAGGCACGGTCAGCCCCATCACCGCCCGGAAGATGATCAGGGAGAAGTACGGCGTCGACCCTGACACCGTACACAAGGAAGAGATCGACAAGGGCCAGTTCATCATCGAGTACGAAGGAGGCCACAAGGGCATCTCCATCGACGAGCTTGAAGAAGAGGGCTTCGGCCGCCGGTCCAACTGCCGCCGGTGCAAGCTGAAAGTCCCCCGTCAGGCGGACCTCGCCTGCGGGAACTGGGGAGTCATCGGCGAAAAGGCCGGCAAGGCCACCTTCGTCGAGGTTGGAAGCGAGAAGGGCGCCATGCTCCTTGACCAGGCTATCAAGGCCGGGGCCATCAAGACCGAGAAGGCCGACCCCAAGGGGATCGAGATCCGGAAGAAGGTCGAGAACGCGATGCTCAAGCTCGGCGACAAGTGGCGGGCACGGGACTTCGAAGCGCTCGGGAACGGAAAGGAGCGTCTGGAGACGATCGTGAAAGAGACCGGACGCTGCATCAAGTGCTACAGCTGCATCAACGCGTGCCCGATCTGCTATTGCGTGGAGTGCAGCACCAAGAAACCCTACCTGGTGCCCCCGGGAGAGGTCCCGCCGAACTTCATGTTCCACCTCATCCGGTTCGCCCACATCGCCGACTCCTGTGTCAACTGCGGCCAGTGCCAGGAGCTCTGCCCCATGGAGATCAGGAACTCGCTCTTCATGCACGCCCAGCAGGTCGAGCTGGAGAAGATGTTCGGGTACACCCCCGGTGTCGACATGCACCTGCCCCTCCTCGCCCTCGTGGACGAGAAGGAGGAGCGGGAAAGGCTCCACGGGACCGGAAGCGACCAGATCTTCGATATCTTCAAATAA